One Nodosilinea sp. FACHB-141 DNA segment encodes these proteins:
- a CDS encoding NifU family protein codes for METLALTPPNVEQVLDELRPYLLADGGNVELVEIDGPVVKLRLQGACGSCPSSAMTLRMGIERRLREFIPEIAEIEQVF; via the coding sequence ATGGAAACGCTTGCACTTACCCCTCCCAACGTGGAACAGGTTTTGGATGAACTGCGCCCATACCTACTGGCCGACGGCGGCAATGTTGAGCTGGTCGAAATCGACGGCCCAGTGGTCAAACTCCGTCTGCAGGGCGCCTGTGGCTCTTGCCCCAGCTCGGCCATGACGCTGCGCATGGGCATTGAGCGTCGCCTGCGCGAGTTTATTCCTGAAATCGCTGAGATCGAGCAGGTATTTTAG
- a CDS encoding SDR family NAD(P)-dependent oxidoreductase, whose product MTLIDLQGSTVLVTGASRGIGSAIARTLHDAGAAVILHYSQGEAEAEQLATDLGHERTHLVQADLAVPGAALVLWEQSLAWRSSVDAVINNAATMPAASITAEWEQWATAWQDTLQVNLVAMADLCREAIRYFQTQGGGTLVNLASRAAFRGDGPEFMAYAASKGGVIGLTRTIAKGFAADGVRAYAIAPGFVRTDRIEQVMAERGAEYVTRDIPMGAPAEPQDIANLVAFLVAGLAPHATGATFDVNGASYFH is encoded by the coding sequence ATGACTTTGATTGATTTGCAGGGCAGCACGGTGTTGGTTACGGGAGCCTCGCGAGGAATTGGGTCTGCGATCGCTCGCACTCTACACGATGCTGGAGCGGCAGTTATTCTTCACTACAGTCAAGGTGAGGCCGAGGCTGAACAGCTCGCCACTGACCTAGGGCACGAGCGCACTCACTTGGTTCAGGCTGACTTGGCGGTGCCGGGGGCGGCCCTAGTGTTGTGGGAACAGTCCTTGGCCTGGCGAAGCAGCGTGGATGCTGTGATTAACAATGCCGCGACGATGCCCGCCGCCTCGATTACGGCTGAGTGGGAGCAGTGGGCAACGGCCTGGCAAGACACGCTTCAGGTCAACCTTGTGGCTATGGCCGATCTGTGTCGAGAGGCGATTCGCTACTTTCAGACTCAAGGGGGCGGCACGTTGGTTAATTTGGCTAGTCGGGCGGCGTTTCGGGGTGATGGGCCAGAGTTTATGGCCTATGCGGCGTCGAAGGGTGGGGTGATCGGGTTGACTCGTACGATCGCGAAGGGGTTTGCTGCAGATGGGGTGCGGGCCTATGCGATCGCGCCGGGTTTTGTGCGTACCGATCGCATTGAGCAGGTGATGGCGGAGCGGGGGGCAGAGTATGTGACGCGGGATATTCCGATGGGGGCGCCAGCGGAGCCGCAGGATATTGCTAATTTGGTGGCGTTTTTGGTGGCGGGGTTAGCGCCCCACGCGACGGGGGCGACGTTTGATGTGAATGGGGCGTCTTATTTTCACTAG
- the codA gene encoding cytosine deaminase, producing MDMILRNGKLPSGESVDIGLEDGRIRAIEPHLAISAAQEFALIGKLVSPPFVESHIHLDSALTAGQPRWNQSGTLFEGIEIWRDRKQFLTLEDVKARAIATLKLQAQQGVLFVRTHADVSETSLTALKALLEVRDTVKDWITVQVVAFPQDGLYGSPGNLELMEESLKLGADAAGGIPHYEMTREDGVQSVNRIFELAQRYDRLIDIHCDEIDDDQSRFLEVVAACAVRSDLGPRVTASHTTAFASYNNAYAFKLMGLLARSQINFIANPLINITLQGRTDTYPKRRGVTRVKELWQQGINVSLGHDCVQDPWYNLGTGNMLDVASMAVHVCQMTGQDEIAACYDMITTNGAKTLALKDSYGLEVGKPANFIVLDADSPYDAICRRATVTHVFSRGKLLVQTKPAEVKWE from the coding sequence ATGGACATGATTTTGCGAAACGGTAAGCTGCCCAGCGGCGAGTCAGTCGATATCGGCCTTGAAGATGGCCGCATACGAGCAATAGAACCCCATTTAGCCATCTCAGCCGCCCAGGAGTTTGCCCTTATCGGCAAGCTGGTGAGCCCACCCTTCGTAGAATCACACATTCACCTTGACTCGGCACTGACGGCAGGACAGCCCCGCTGGAACCAGAGTGGCACCCTATTTGAAGGCATTGAGATCTGGCGCGATCGCAAACAGTTTCTCACCCTAGAAGATGTCAAAGCGCGGGCGATCGCCACCCTCAAGCTCCAAGCTCAGCAGGGAGTGCTCTTTGTGCGCACCCATGCCGACGTCAGCGAAACCAGCCTTACCGCCCTCAAAGCCCTGCTCGAAGTCCGCGACACCGTCAAAGACTGGATCACCGTGCAAGTCGTTGCCTTTCCCCAAGACGGCCTCTACGGCAGCCCCGGCAATCTTGAATTAATGGAGGAGTCCCTCAAACTGGGGGCCGACGCCGCCGGCGGCATTCCCCACTACGAAATGACCCGTGAAGACGGCGTCCAGTCAGTAAACCGCATTTTTGAGCTAGCCCAGCGCTACGATCGCCTGATCGACATCCATTGCGACGAAATCGACGACGACCAATCGCGCTTTTTAGAAGTAGTCGCCGCCTGCGCCGTGCGATCGGACCTAGGACCACGAGTCACCGCCAGCCACACCACCGCCTTTGCCAGCTACAACAACGCCTATGCCTTCAAGCTCATGGGTCTACTGGCGCGATCGCAGATCAACTTCATCGCCAACCCCTTGATTAACATCACCCTCCAGGGCCGCACCGACACCTACCCCAAACGGCGCGGCGTCACCCGCGTCAAAGAACTCTGGCAGCAGGGCATCAACGTCAGCCTCGGCCACGACTGCGTGCAAGACCCCTGGTACAACCTGGGCACCGGCAACATGCTCGACGTCGCCTCCATGGCCGTCCACGTCTGCCAGATGACCGGCCAGGACGAAATCGCCGCCTGCTACGACATGATCACCACCAACGGCGCCAAAACCCTTGCCCTAAAAGACTCCTACGGCCTTGAAGTCGGCAAACCCGCCAACTTCATCGTTCTCGACGCCGACAGCCCCTACGACGCCATCTGCCGCCGCGCCACCGTCACCCATGTTTTCTCGCGGGGCAAACTGCTGGTGCAGACGAAGCCGGCAGAGGTGAAGTGGGAGTAG
- a CDS encoding transglutaminase family protein has protein sequence MRYQIRHLTRYCYQQPVTLRPHTLRLRPRSDGAQQLWHFTLEVVPKPTQQSAIADTDGNSTVGLWFAPNPVEQFEIITTAEVETYRTNPFDYLAEPWATTLPIDYPTSLRTTLAPYLASVSVPTLGPGVIDLAQTLAHQVEGNVGLFLTALVGRIYETCEYTNRPTGAPWPGGITWGKKQGSCRDFAVLFMEACWAVGVAARFVSGYEEGDRTRLDRDLHAWAEAYVPGGGWRAFDPTQGLAVSDRHIALVASPFPAQTLPVSGTTREGSRVGSSLETEIRVEVLGD, from the coding sequence ATGCGCTATCAAATTCGCCACCTAACCCGCTACTGCTATCAGCAGCCCGTTACCTTGCGGCCCCACACCCTGCGCCTGCGACCCCGTAGTGACGGTGCTCAGCAGCTGTGGCATTTTACCCTTGAGGTTGTCCCAAAGCCAACTCAGCAGAGCGCGATCGCAGACACTGACGGCAACAGCACTGTAGGCCTATGGTTCGCGCCTAACCCAGTAGAGCAGTTTGAGATTATCACTACCGCTGAGGTTGAGACCTACCGCACCAACCCCTTTGATTACCTGGCTGAGCCCTGGGCCACCACGTTGCCCATCGACTACCCCACCAGCCTGCGAACCACACTAGCGCCCTACTTGGCTTCAGTCAGCGTTCCCACCCTTGGGCCAGGAGTAATCGACCTGGCCCAGACGCTGGCTCACCAGGTAGAGGGCAACGTCGGCCTTTTTTTGACCGCTCTAGTGGGCCGCATCTACGAAACTTGCGAGTACACCAACCGACCGACGGGCGCTCCCTGGCCGGGGGGCATCACCTGGGGCAAAAAGCAGGGCAGCTGCCGCGACTTTGCCGTGCTGTTTATGGAGGCCTGCTGGGCGGTAGGAGTGGCGGCTCGCTTTGTCAGCGGTTATGAGGAGGGCGATCGCACAAGGCTCGATCGCGACCTGCACGCCTGGGCTGAGGCCTACGTGCCCGGCGGCGGCTGGCGCGCCTTTGACCCTACCCAAGGCCTAGCGGTCAGCGATCGCCACATTGCTCTAGTGGCTAGCCCCTTTCCGGCGCAAACTCTGCCTGTCAGCGGCACGACTCGAGAGGGGAGCCGGGTGGGGTCTAGTCTAGAGACCGAGATTCGGGTAGAGGTACTGGGGGATTAG
- a CDS encoding cupin domain-containing protein: protein MLIRKLLDCPEFVAGDGTQLRELLHPDKQDLALRYSLAHAVLPVGQVSTPHALTTSEVYYILAGQGEMSIDGETSLVEPGDAVYIPPHARQHIRNTGDSPLVFICLVDPAWRQEDETVFEAG, encoded by the coding sequence ATGCTGATTCGTAAACTGCTTGACTGCCCTGAATTTGTTGCCGGTGACGGTACCCAGCTGCGAGAGCTGTTGCACCCCGACAAGCAAGACCTTGCCCTACGCTACAGTTTGGCCCACGCAGTATTGCCAGTGGGGCAGGTGTCTACCCCCCACGCCCTCACCACTTCTGAGGTGTACTACATTCTGGCGGGGCAGGGGGAAATGTCTATTGACGGCGAAACTAGCTTGGTCGAGCCGGGGGACGCTGTGTACATTCCGCCCCATGCCCGCCAACATATTCGCAACACCGGAGATAGCCCGTTGGTGTTCATTTGCCTGGTTGACCCCGCCTGGCGCCAGGAAGACGAGACGGTGTTTGAGGCTGGCTAG
- a CDS encoding bifunctional diguanylate cyclase/phosphodiesterase, whose product MSQPSCPDAEMYLAVLSALPDAVVVVDLNGALLFCNAAAKALLPGGIAGLGGSGNQPDYQVLDPQQQPLTPAELPLNRVLVGQRLHNEELILAVEQPPQTHWVACSGGLSSGMALLTLRDISAAKQQEASLVQQAFYDPLTGLPNRHLLIDRLGQALACAQDDPHRVMALLVIGLEQFKLINDNLGHQVGDEMLVELGTRLQAQVGSDNTVARLGRDEFAVLLDNLTSQASAITLTETIHAIVQQPFGLQPQQVHVNASIGVAFGSETYQSAFDWLRDADAAMEQIKEHPDLGWQVFDSSLRVQQDLRLQTEVDLRQALDRGELRLHYQPIVIISNEEICGFEALVRWQHPTRGLLMPGEFIHIAETSGLIIPLGWWVLTEACRQMQVWTEQYPAMAEFTVSVNMSSKQFSQQNIVEKIQKILDDTGFVARRLKIELTEGVLIDHSDGIIATLQQIRAIGIKLLVDDFGTGYSSLSYLHRFPFDCLKIDRSFIENADQDFEKLEILQSVVRLAWNLGLDVVAEGVETPRHHAQLKALRCELGQGYLFSRPLAPAAVEAMMAEKAASLSDLPTVTRPT is encoded by the coding sequence ATGTCACAGCCCTCTTGCCCCGATGCCGAGATGTACCTGGCCGTGCTGAGCGCCCTGCCCGACGCGGTCGTTGTGGTTGACCTAAATGGGGCACTGCTATTTTGCAATGCGGCGGCCAAGGCATTGCTTCCAGGGGGAATCGCTGGGTTAGGGGGCAGCGGTAACCAGCCAGATTACCAGGTGCTCGATCCGCAGCAGCAGCCCCTAACCCCGGCTGAGCTGCCCTTAAACCGAGTGCTCGTCGGCCAGCGCCTGCACAACGAAGAATTGATCTTGGCCGTGGAGCAGCCTCCCCAAACCCATTGGGTGGCCTGTAGCGGTGGGCTGTCTTCTGGTATGGCGCTGCTGACCCTGCGCGATATTTCCGCCGCCAAACAGCAGGAAGCCAGTTTGGTGCAGCAGGCCTTCTATGACCCACTCACAGGGCTGCCCAACCGTCATTTGTTGATCGATCGTCTCGGCCAGGCCCTAGCCTGTGCCCAGGATGACCCTCATCGGGTGATGGCGCTGCTGGTTATTGGTTTAGAGCAGTTCAAGCTGATCAACGACAACCTAGGGCACCAGGTGGGCGACGAAATGCTAGTCGAACTAGGGACCCGCCTCCAGGCCCAAGTTGGTTCCGACAACACCGTTGCGCGGCTGGGGAGAGACGAGTTTGCTGTATTGCTAGACAATTTGACCAGCCAGGCTAGCGCGATCACGCTAACTGAAACCATTCACGCGATAGTGCAGCAACCCTTTGGGCTGCAGCCGCAGCAGGTTCATGTCAACGCCAGCATTGGTGTTGCCTTTGGCTCTGAGACCTACCAAAGCGCATTCGACTGGCTGCGCGATGCTGATGCGGCCATGGAGCAAATTAAAGAGCATCCTGACCTGGGTTGGCAGGTGTTTGACAGTTCTCTCAGGGTGCAACAAGATCTGCGCCTGCAAACCGAAGTTGACCTCCGCCAGGCCCTCGATCGCGGTGAGCTACGGCTGCACTACCAGCCCATTGTCATCATCAGCAACGAAGAAATTTGCGGCTTTGAGGCCCTGGTGCGGTGGCAGCATCCCACCCGAGGGCTGCTGATGCCGGGGGAGTTTATCCACATTGCCGAGACCAGCGGGCTGATCATTCCCCTGGGCTGGTGGGTGCTGACCGAAGCCTGTCGGCAGATGCAGGTGTGGACTGAGCAATACCCAGCTATGGCTGAGTTTACGGTGAGCGTTAACATGTCGAGTAAACAGTTTTCGCAGCAGAATATTGTTGAGAAAATCCAGAAAATTTTGGATGACACCGGCTTTGTGGCCCGTCGACTCAAAATTGAGCTGACCGAAGGGGTGCTGATCGATCACTCCGACGGCATTATTGCTACCCTCCAGCAAATCAGGGCCATAGGCATTAAGCTGCTGGTGGATGACTTTGGCACGGGCTATTCTTCCCTGAGCTATCTGCACCGCTTCCCCTTTGACTGCCTTAAGATCGATCGCTCCTTCATTGAAAACGCCGACCAAGACTTTGAAAAGCTGGAGATTTTGCAGTCGGTAGTGCGCTTAGCCTGGAACCTGGGCCTCGATGTAGTTGCCGAAGGGGTAGAGACCCCGCGCCACCACGCCCAGCTTAAGGCGCTGCGGTGCGAGCTGGGTCAGGGTTATCTGTTTTCCCGTCCCCTAGCGCCCGCCGCCGTTGAGGCTATGATGGCGGAGAAAGCCGCCTCTTTGTCCGACCTTCCCACTGTCACCCGCCCCACCTAG
- a CDS encoding chlorophyll a/b-binding protein: MTTSGYTTEEGGRLNNFAVEPKVYVDDSQQFGFNEYPEKLNGRLAMLGFASAVLFEAATGHGIVT; the protein is encoded by the coding sequence ATGACCACTAGCGGTTACACCACCGAAGAGGGCGGTCGTCTGAATAACTTTGCCGTTGAACCAAAAGTTTACGTCGATGACAGTCAGCAGTTTGGCTTTAACGAATACCCTGAGAAGCTCAATGGTCGTCTAGCGATGCTGGGCTTTGCATCGGCGGTGCTGTTTGAAGCAGCCACAGGCCACGGCATTGTTACTTGA
- a CDS encoding chlorophyll a/b-binding protein, whose amino-acid sequence METNQTKFGFVDFAETWNGRLAMLGFVIGVATEFLTGQGILSQIGLM is encoded by the coding sequence ATGGAAACCAACCAAACCAAGTTCGGCTTTGTAGACTTTGCAGAAACCTGGAACGGCCGTCTAGCCATGCTAGGCTTCGTCATTGGTGTAGCTACCGAGTTTCTAACCGGGCAAGGCATTCTGTCCCAAATCGGCCTCATGTAA
- the serS gene encoding serine--tRNA ligase has protein sequence MLDLKQIRENPERVQSALGKRGKYDLTPLLELDQQQRQIETVRSQLQARGNEIGKQVGQTIKAGAAPNGPEVTALKDEGNQVKTELQTLEPQEREIKAQIEAILLGLPNLPSDTTPVGKDETENVEVRRWGDEYLPKQPTKPHWEIGEILGILDFKRAAEKIAQSRFVVLKGAGAALERALISFMLDRHTKAGYYEVIPPYLVNSAALTASGQLPKFAEESFQCRNDDLWLTPTAEVPLTNLHRDDILAADQLPIHYCAYTPCFRREAGSYGKDTRGLIRLHQFNKVEMYKFVHPDTSFDELEALVGDAEDILQQLKLPYRVLALCTGDLGFSSCKTYDLEVWMPSSDSYREISSCSNCLDFQARRANLRFKEAGQKGTQYVHTLNGSGLAIGRTMAAILENYQEANGSVRVPEVLQPYLNREYL, from the coding sequence GTGCTAGATCTAAAGCAAATACGAGAAAACCCGGAGCGGGTGCAGTCTGCTCTGGGTAAGCGGGGCAAGTATGATTTGACCCCGCTGCTAGAGCTAGACCAGCAGCAACGCCAGATCGAAACGGTGCGATCGCAGCTTCAGGCCCGCGGCAACGAGATCGGCAAACAGGTTGGCCAAACCATCAAAGCCGGGGCCGCTCCCAACGGTCCAGAAGTCACCGCCCTTAAAGACGAAGGCAACCAGGTCAAAACTGAGCTGCAAACTCTGGAACCCCAGGAGCGCGAGATTAAAGCCCAGATCGAGGCTATTCTGCTGGGCTTGCCCAACCTGCCCAGCGACACCACTCCCGTTGGCAAAGACGAAACCGAAAATGTCGAAGTGCGCCGCTGGGGCGACGAGTATCTGCCCAAACAGCCCACTAAGCCCCACTGGGAAATTGGCGAAATCCTTGGCATTCTTGACTTTAAGCGTGCTGCCGAAAAAATTGCCCAAAGCCGCTTCGTCGTCCTAAAAGGCGCAGGTGCAGCGCTAGAACGGGCGCTAATTTCGTTCATGCTCGATCGCCACACCAAAGCGGGCTACTACGAAGTCATTCCTCCCTACCTAGTAAACTCTGCCGCGCTGACCGCCTCAGGCCAACTGCCCAAGTTTGCTGAAGAAAGCTTTCAGTGCCGCAACGATGACCTGTGGCTTACTCCCACCGCCGAGGTGCCTCTCACCAACCTGCACCGCGACGACATTCTCGCCGCTGATCAGCTGCCGATTCACTACTGCGCCTATACGCCCTGCTTTCGCCGCGAGGCCGGCAGCTACGGCAAAGACACGCGCGGGCTAATTCGCCTCCACCAGTTCAACAAAGTGGAGATGTACAAATTCGTTCACCCGGACACCTCCTTCGACGAGCTAGAGGCGCTGGTGGGTGATGCCGAAGACATTCTGCAACAGCTCAAGCTGCCCTACCGGGTGCTGGCGCTCTGCACCGGCGACCTAGGTTTCTCAAGTTGCAAAACCTACGATCTCGAAGTGTGGATGCCCTCTTCCGACAGCTATCGGGAGATTTCTAGCTGCTCGAACTGTCTAGACTTTCAGGCCCGCCGCGCTAATCTGCGCTTCAAGGAGGCCGGGCAAAAAGGCACTCAGTATGTACACACCCTCAACGGATCTGGCCTAGCCATTGGCCGCACCATGGCCGCCATTCTCGAAAACTACCAGGAGGCCAACGGCTCGGTGCGAGTACCTGAGGTACTGCAACCCTACCTCAACCGCGAGTATCTGTAG
- a CDS encoding replication restart DNA helicase PriA, producing the protein MIGHSQQVHCPNCGHLAERHHTYPDQQVQTQCAACDYLMITCAVTGNVIEAHAPGIFAASAC; encoded by the coding sequence ATGATTGGTCATTCTCAACAAGTACACTGCCCCAACTGTGGACACCTAGCCGAAAGGCATCACACTTACCCCGACCAGCAGGTGCAAACTCAGTGCGCCGCTTGTGACTACCTCATGATTACCTGCGCCGTCACCGGCAATGTGATTGAAGCCCACGCACCAGGTATATTCGCCGCTTCAGCTTGCTAG
- a CDS encoding protein kinase domain-containing protein, whose product MGLVLGPQLNDQADKDILGSMEQTLLGGRYQVVRRLGSGGFSRTFLVTDIHLPNHPRCVIKQLKVQDKDTGTLDMARRLFDTEARVLYQLGNHPQIPALMAHFEEGQEFYLAQEYIEGSRLNRQVEEGKPWSETRVVLLLQEVLEILSFVHRQQVIHRDVKPSNLIRRHRDGKLVLIDFGAVKQVTSSPLLDAETGATNITVAIGTHGYMPNEQYAGKPRFSSDVYAVGILGIRALTGIHPQKIEEDPITSELSWRHHAPTVSSSLAAVLDKMVRYDFRDRYPTAQEALEALQNLPNPLHGLLGTQIYQTWMKGANGRGPTFPGDDSDTAIGPTETSEPTAFADDQESTSLFPVDLAYGASGAVPLVSSNLAVEELKSHRHRSMVVSSLIGAISLLVLWRSGLTIAFEPTPGAAVPFQAAAIPTLTTDFGLLLPPEEKAVYLTRQGDRLRYQGRYPDALVTYNQAVESQPDYAPAYLGRCRALIALKRPLEAIVACDDALAYSTYYPEAVRSKGNAEEQQGKLLAALELYESTNRQMPAMFEAWLDRGRVLQKLGRSAEAIAAIDQAIARNRESVEAWTVRGEATWDLQRYDQSIIALEKALQIDPDYGPAKELRKRARQTLGR is encoded by the coding sequence ATGGGTCTAGTTTTAGGTCCGCAGTTAAATGACCAGGCTGACAAAGACATTCTGGGCAGCATGGAGCAAACATTACTAGGAGGACGGTACCAAGTTGTCCGACGGCTGGGGTCAGGGGGGTTCAGCCGCACCTTTTTGGTGACTGATATACACCTGCCGAACCACCCTCGGTGTGTGATCAAGCAGCTCAAGGTACAGGACAAAGACACCGGCACCCTCGATATGGCCCGACGGCTGTTCGACACCGAAGCTCGGGTGCTCTATCAGTTGGGCAACCATCCCCAAATTCCGGCACTGATGGCCCACTTTGAAGAGGGCCAAGAGTTTTATCTGGCTCAGGAATATATTGAGGGTAGCCGCCTCAACCGACAGGTCGAAGAGGGCAAACCCTGGTCAGAAACGCGGGTGGTGCTGCTGCTCCAGGAGGTTCTGGAGATTCTCTCCTTTGTCCACCGCCAGCAGGTGATTCACCGTGACGTTAAGCCCTCTAACCTGATCCGCCGCCACCGCGACGGCAAGCTGGTGCTGATCGACTTTGGGGCAGTTAAGCAGGTCACCTCGTCGCCCCTGCTAGACGCCGAGACTGGTGCCACCAACATCACTGTGGCCATTGGTACCCACGGCTATATGCCCAACGAGCAGTATGCCGGCAAGCCTCGTTTTAGCAGCGACGTGTATGCCGTGGGCATTCTCGGCATTCGGGCTCTAACTGGCATCCATCCTCAAAAAATTGAAGAAGACCCCATCACTAGCGAGCTGTCCTGGCGCCACCATGCCCCGACGGTGTCATCGTCGCTGGCGGCAGTGCTCGACAAGATGGTGCGCTACGACTTTCGCGATCGCTACCCTACTGCTCAAGAAGCCCTCGAAGCCCTACAAAATCTGCCCAACCCCCTGCACGGCCTGCTGGGCACCCAAATTTACCAAACCTGGATGAAGGGGGCCAACGGTCGAGGGCCAACGTTTCCGGGAGACGACAGCGACACTGCCATAGGCCCCACCGAAACCTCGGAGCCCACGGCCTTTGCCGACGATCAAGAGTCCACTTCACTGTTTCCAGTCGATTTAGCCTACGGCGCCAGTGGAGCGGTGCCGCTGGTGTCTTCAAATCTGGCAGTAGAGGAGTTGAAGTCCCATCGCCACCGATCGATGGTGGTCAGCAGTTTAATTGGGGCGATTAGCCTTCTAGTGCTCTGGCGCAGCGGCCTCACCATTGCCTTTGAACCGACCCCGGGTGCTGCCGTACCGTTTCAAGCAGCGGCAATTCCTACCCTAACCACCGATTTTGGCCTGCTGCTGCCTCCCGAAGAGAAAGCAGTCTACCTAACCCGCCAGGGCGATCGCCTGCGCTACCAGGGCCGCTACCCCGACGCCCTCGTTACCTACAACCAAGCGGTCGAGAGCCAGCCCGACTATGCGCCAGCCTACCTAGGGCGCTGCCGAGCCCTCATTGCCCTCAAACGCCCCCTGGAGGCCATAGTTGCCTGCGACGACGCTCTGGCCTACAGCACCTACTATCCTGAGGCCGTCCGCAGCAAGGGCAATGCAGAGGAACAGCAGGGCAAGCTGCTGGCCGCCCTAGAGCTGTATGAGAGCACCAACCGCCAGATGCCAGCCATGTTTGAGGCTTGGCTCGACCGGGGTCGCGTGCTGCAAAAGCTAGGTCGCTCCGCCGAGGCCATTGCGGCCATCGACCAGGCGATCGCCCGCAACCGCGAGTCGGTCGAGGCCTGGACCGTGCGCGGCGAGGCTACTTGGGATCTCCAGCGCTACGATCAGTCGATTATTGCCCTCGAGAAAGCTCTGCAGATTGACCCCGACTACGGTCCGGCTAAGGAGTTGCGCAAGCGGGCGCGGCAAACTCTGGGGAGATGA